The following are encoded together in the Lathyrus oleraceus cultivar Zhongwan6 chromosome 3, CAAS_Psat_ZW6_1.0, whole genome shotgun sequence genome:
- the LOC127131820 gene encoding uncharacterized protein LOC127131820 — MDKAWTKLPRHWKTYRKGVRSFLDFAYTKGRPQGREISCPCAHCANCKWARRHVVHDHLIAAGFVEGYDVWVNHGEDISSPMTINKDTKEQDNSLDDIDGLLYDTFRNVVEEEENNEGPNEDARKFYKLINEAKQELYPGCESFSTLSFIIRLYLLKCLHGWSNASFTSLLELLKEAIPDLNIPESFNKTKASRWKEFPEVDGESYEHAKYDHKVHAKVLRHFPLIPRFQRLFMCSKTAKEMRWHEEERSKDGKLRHPADGQTWKDFDKLHHEFASEPRNLRLGLSSDGFNPFRTMSLSHSTWPVMIVIYNYPPWLSMKSEYTMLSLLIPGPQSPGNDIDVYLQPLIEELKELWDLGVDAYDASKNQTFKIRAALLWTISDYPGYAMLSGWSTKGKLACACCNHNTELSYLKNNHKMCYMGHRVFLPMSHAWRSNKRSFNGRKELRSAPSLLKGTEIMETLKDFKNEFGKKKKKKRDGPWKKKSIFFELPYWAENTLRHNLDVMHIEKNIFDNINGTLLDIPGKTKDHVNARYDLKDMGIRKKLHPKEIGRGRAVIAKSCFSMSAHEKTIFCGVLKAAKLPYGIASNISKCVHISNKKVFGYKSHDAHFMLHYLLQVAVRGTLPNVVAEPLIRLGSFFRALCKKVIQEQDLNFLEAEIADILCQMEMIFPPSFFDIMVHLTIHLANEVRLGGPVQFRWMYPTERNLCKLKSYVRNRAHPEGSIAEAYLAEEALTFCSRYLHDNVDTRLNRKSRNYDNSDLCDVDLSDYFSCIGRSLGGKKNGKPFFLDSTTKAQAHRYLLFNCDEVNTFIREHDDIVSSQTKGRRWVKAKTQSHDFSEWFKTRALKDDVSIQLQDFSRGPCDTAKRFSGYLINGYRFHTMKRDARRETQNSGVTLVSLTPSFASSKDENPKIEVVTYYGAIGDIIELDYYSQFSFVLFKCDWFEVEEDKYGLTCVYFNKKSYQNEPFVLPSQVHQCFYAQDPLDASRQYVMKTDPRDLYSMGDLPDLMAQESYQSDPFDAELNWVREDIPGTIVDKPPPFMQETRYEDDELNFLCLNILQNK; from the exons ATGGACAAAGCATGGACTAAACTCCCAAGACATTGGAAGACATATAGGAAAGGTGTTAGGTCTTTTTTAGATTTTGCGTATACCAAAGGAAGACCTCAAGGACGTGAAATTTCTTGTCCTTGTGCTCATTGTGCAAATTGTAAATGGGCAAGAAGACATGTGGTTCACGACCATTTAATAGCTGCAGGTTTTGTAGAAGGATATGATGTTTGGGTAAATCATGGAGAGGATATATCATCACCTATGACAATTAACAAGGATACAAAAGAGCAAGATAACTCACTTGATGACATTGATGGCTTATTGTATGACACATTTAGAAATGTGGTTGAAGAAGAGGAAAATAATGAAGGTCCCAATGAGGATGCGAGAAAGTTCTACAAGTTGATTAATGAGGCAAAACAAGAGCTATACCCTGGATGTGAAAGCTTCTCTACTCTATCGTTCATAATTCGTCTTTACTTGTTGAAGTGTTTGCATGGATGGAGCAATGCATCATTTACTTCCCTTTTAGAGTTATTGAAGGAAGCGATTCCAGATTTAAACATTCCTGAATCCTTTAACAAAACAAAG GCTTCTCGATGGAAGGAGTTTCCTGAAGTGGATGGTGAATCTTATGAGCATGCGAAATATGATCATAAAGTCCATGCTAAGGTTTTAAGACATTTTCCATTGATTCCACGATTTCAAAGGTTATTTATGTGTTCAAAGACAGCAAAGGAAATGAGGTGGCATGAAGAAGAACGCTCAAAGGATGGAAAATTAAGGCATCCCGCGGATGGACAAACATGGAAGGATTTTGATAAACTTCATCATGAATTTGCTTCTGAGCCTCGAAACCTAAGACTTGGCTTATCTAGTGACGGCTTCAATCCTTTCCGGACCATGAGCTTatcacacagtacatggcctgtcATGATAGTAATATACAACTATCCTCCTTGGTTATCCATGAAATCTGAATATACAATGTTGTCATTGTTGATTCCTGGGCCACAATCACCGGGGAACGACATTGATGTGTACCTTCAACCATTAATTGAGGAGTTAAAGGAGTTATGGGATTTAGGAGTAGATGCATATGATGCCTCAAAAAATCAAACATTTAAAATTCGTGCAGCCCTTCTATGGACTATTAGTGATTATCCTGGATATGCTATGTTATCAGGTTGGAGCACCAAAGGAAAGTTGGCATGTGCGTGTTGCAATCATAACACTGAGTTGTCGTATTTAAAGAACAACCACAAGATGTGCTACATGGGTCATCGCGTCTTTTTACCGATGAGTCATGCATGGAGGTCAAATAAAAGGTCCTTTAATGGAAGGAAAGAACTTAGGTCTGCACCTTCTTTGTTAAAAGGAACAGAAATTATGGAAACCTTAAAAGACTTTAAGAATGAATTTGgtaaaaaaaagaagaagaaaagagatggTCCATGGAAGAAGAAGTCAATATTTTTTGAGTTACCTTATTGGGCTGAGAATACATTACGTCATAATCTTGATGTGATGCACattgaaaaaaatatatttgacAATATTAATGGGACTCTTTTAGACATACCGGGAAAGACAAAAGATCATGTTAATGCTCGTTATGATTTGAAAGATATGGGAATTAGAAAGAAGCTTCATCCAAAAGAGATTGGTCGAGGTCGTGCAGTGATTGCGAAATCTTGTTTTTCAATGAGCGCACATGAAAAGACTATTTTTTGCGGTGTTTTGAAGGCTGCCAAATTGCCATATGGGATTGCATCAAACATTTCAAAGTGTGTGCATATTAGTAATAAGAAAGTATTTGGCTACAAGAGTCATGACGCACATTTCATGTTACATTACTTATTACAAGTAGCGGTAAGAGGCACCTTGCCAAATGTAGTGGCTGAACCTCTAATTCGCTTAGGGTCATTTTTCCGCGCTTTGTGTAAAAAAGTTATCCAAGAGCAAGATTTGAATTTCTTAGAAGCTGAGATTGCAGATATTCTctgtcaaatggagatgatttTTCCTCCAAGTTTTTTTGATATAATGGTTCATCTGACTATTCATTTGGCAAATGAAGTTAGATTGGGCGGTCCGGTTCAATTTCGATGGATGTATCCCACTGAAAGAAACTTATGCAAACTTAAAAGTTATGTTCGTAATAGAGCTCATCCCGAAGGATCTATTGCTGAGGCATATTTGGCTGAAGAAGCTTTGACTTTTTGCTCAAGATATTTGCATGATAATGTAGACACAAGGTTGAATAGAAAGAGTCGAAATTATGACAATAGTGATTTGTGTGATGTGGATTTAAGCGATTACTTTTCATGTATTGGTCGTTCTTTAGGTGGGAAGAAAAATGGTAAACCATTTTTTCTAGATTCAACTACAAAAGCCCAAGCCCATCGATACCTTTTGTTCAATTGTGATGAAGTTAACACATTCATCAG GGAACATGATGATATTGTCAGTAGTCAAACTAAAGGACGTAGGTGGGTCAAGGCCAAAACCCAAAGTCACGATTTTAGTGAATGGTTTAAAACTCGAGCCTTGAaagatgatgtatcaattcaGCTACAAGATTTCTCTAGAGGTCCATGTGATACAGCAAAGAGGTTTTCAGGTTACCTCATTAATGGATATAGATTCCATACAATGAAACGAGATGCAAGACGCGAAACTCAAAATTCAGGTGTAACTTTGGTTTCATTGACTCCAAGTTTTGCAAGCTCCAAGGATGAAAATCCTAAGATAGAAGTTGTCACTTATTATGGAGCAATTGGAGATATAATTGAGTTAGACTATTACTCTCAATTCAGCTTTGTGTTGTTTAAATGTGATTGGTTCGAGGTAGAAGAAGACAAATATGGGCTTACTTGTGTATATTTCAACAAAAAAAGTTACCAAAATGAACCTTTTGTTCTGCCATCTCAAGTGCATCAATGTTTCTATGCCCAAGATCCACTTGATGCAAGCAGACAATATGTCATGAAAACAGATCCTAGAGATTTATATAGTATGGGTGACCTACCAGATTTAATGGCCCAAGAATCTTATCAAAGTGATCCTTTTGATGCTGAACTTAATTGGGTTAGGGAAGATATACCTGGAACAATTGTTGATAAGCCTCCACCTTTTATGCAAGAGACAAGATATGAAGATGATGAACTAAATTTTTTGTGTTTAAATATTTTGCAGAACAAATGA
- the LOC127131821 gene encoding uncharacterized protein LOC127131821, with the protein MFATTSNKEPEPKKNVSDNASRTKLSNTLVEKSIEREVSLKRNKGLKIQDPKDQSLISERNPPLDPNRQPMKKVVIGDGSLERQQIMEKRSIENDTSRSKEKSRRIVVVEDELREKMKRAKKDGEEVTQAEMFIETRKSRKGKQVDGETQFAIDQLQESIEDSVEAGTQAFQSLFGKEKPGRISDMAQKMGAMEALLKSMYMQQNPHLSEEEVDDKMREALHNDNIPTPRSSTSTYAPSHQKFYKLLIKLMVRNKDDPQDEQDDDLQDDDNLQYNQDDDDLQYDQDDDDLQYDQDDNDLQYDSFQDDDSHGPQHNEYDKDRH; encoded by the exons ATGTTTGCAACAACTTCTAACAAGGAGCCTGAGCCAAAGAAAAATGTTTCAGATAATGCAAGTAGGACTAAATTGTCAAACACTCTTGTTGAAAAAAGTATAGAAAGGGAAGTATCTTTAAAAAGAAACAAAGGATTGAAGATTCAAGATCCAAAAGATCAATCTTTGATTTCAGAAAGGAATCCACCTTTG GATCCAAATAGGCAGCCCATGAAAAAGGTGGTTATTGGAGATGGGTCGTTGGAAAGACAACAAATTATGGAGAAAAGATCTATTGAAAATGACACTTCAAGGTCAAAGGAAAAATCAAGGAGAATTGTAGTTGTTGAAGATGAGTTAAGGGAAAAAATGAAA CGAGCAAAAAAGGATGGAGAAGAAGTCACTCAAGCTGAAATGTTTATTGAAACTCGAAAAAGTCGCAAGGGAAAACAAGTGGATGGGGAAACCCAATTTGCTATT GATCAACTTCAAGAATCTATTGAAGACTCAGTTGAAGCTGGAACACAAGCATTTCAATCATTGTTTGGGAAAGAAAAGCCCGGTAGA ATTTCTGACATGGCGCAAAAGATGGGAGCAATGGAGGCACTTTTGAAAAGCATGTATATGCAACAAAATCCACATTTAAGTGAAGAGGAAGTAGATGATAAGATGAGAGAAGCTTTGCACAATGATAATATTCCAACACCACGCTCATCGACATCAACATATGCTCCTTCTCATCAAAAG TTTTATAAGTTACTCATTAAGTTA ATG GTTAGAAACAAAGATGATCCTCAAGATGAACAAGATGATGATCTTCAAGATGACGATAATCTTCAATATAATCAAGATGATGATGATCTTCAATATGATCAAGATGATGATGATCTTCAATATGATCAAGATGATAATGATCTTCAATATGATAGTTTTCAAGATGATGATTCCCACGGGCCTCAACACAATGAATATGATAAAGACCGCCATTGA